A stretch of the Pseudomonas helvetica genome encodes the following:
- a CDS encoding collagen-like triple helix repeat-containing protein gives MSSHVLLKTSTALALVLSLSLTGCSSGGGGHHSSPGSSSPDSAAGAAGAGGSSGSGSSGGTDGSGGGTAGTGGTGGTTGGTAGTGGTGGTTGGTAGTGGTGGTTGGTAGTGGTGGTTGGTTGTGGGTGGTGGGTTSPALTTSTLVSDLGNTISGVGAGVSDLGTAVAPLPVVGGVLQSAVNTTGNVVDSLGSGLSGGLGTLASNPLAVSSTTAVVGNVVTDVGNGVTDLSGKLSTTTQSIPLVGGLITQVAPVVSGVGNSVSMLGNTLSTVTSSGPLSSLSNGVGTNTLVPVVTLAEGLTGKVASATGLSAPVNGLLNNVSGALSGLGSNVATSSTSNPLTNIVGGALANTATTTGAAGGLTSTSGTAGGVGGLTGSGLLETVGGAVVNVAGGLNAGSTNPTISSAAVTGGSAGNLVAGTGTLLGGTGIANTAPTAPLAAVGATLGAALNPVTSGVAISGAGTNITAAATNPVVTAVSNTVTAAGTTVSNLLTGTTSGGTTSGLGVLGSLTGTLTGTK, from the coding sequence ATGAGCTCTCACGTTTTGTTGAAAACCAGTACTGCATTGGCGTTGGTCCTGAGTCTCAGCCTGACCGGTTGCAGCAGCGGCGGTGGCGGTCATCACAGCAGTCCCGGCAGCTCATCACCTGATAGCGCCGCGGGTGCCGCAGGTGCAGGCGGCTCCAGTGGTTCGGGTAGCAGCGGTGGTACGGACGGCAGTGGTGGCGGTACGGCGGGTACTGGCGGAACCGGTGGCACTACCGGCGGCACGGCAGGAACAGGCGGAACCGGTGGCACTACCGGCGGCACGGCAGGTACTGGCGGAACCGGTGGCACTACCGGCGGCACGGCAGGAACAGGCGGAACCGGTGGCACTACCGGCGGCACGACAGGAACAGGCGGCGGGACTGGCGGAACCGGTGGCGGCACCACCAGCCCTGCCCTGACAACCAGTACGCTGGTTTCCGATCTGGGCAATACCATCAGCGGTGTAGGTGCTGGCGTGAGCGATCTCGGCACTGCCGTCGCGCCCCTTCCGGTAGTCGGCGGCGTCCTCCAAAGTGCCGTCAACACCACGGGCAATGTGGTCGATAGCCTGGGCAGCGGCCTGAGCGGCGGGCTGGGAACACTGGCTTCCAACCCATTGGCGGTGAGTAGCACCACAGCGGTGGTCGGTAATGTCGTGACTGACGTCGGCAACGGCGTGACGGATCTGAGCGGCAAACTGTCGACAACCACTCAAAGCATTCCTCTGGTCGGCGGCCTGATCACCCAGGTTGCACCCGTGGTGAGTGGGGTAGGCAATAGTGTTTCCATGCTCGGCAACACCTTGAGCACCGTGACCAGCAGTGGTCCGCTGAGCTCGTTGAGCAATGGTGTGGGCACCAACACGCTGGTTCCGGTGGTCACATTGGCTGAAGGACTGACTGGAAAGGTCGCCAGTGCCACCGGGCTAAGCGCCCCGGTCAATGGTCTGCTCAACAACGTCAGCGGCGCACTCAGTGGTTTGGGCAGCAATGTCGCCACCTCGAGCACCAGCAATCCGCTGACCAACATCGTCGGTGGCGCACTGGCTAACACGGCAACCACCACTGGCGCGGCCGGTGGCCTGACGAGCACGTCGGGTACGGCGGGTGGAGTGGGTGGTCTGACGGGCAGCGGGCTGCTGGAAACCGTCGGCGGTGCAGTCGTGAATGTCGCTGGCGGACTCAACGCCGGCAGCACCAACCCAACGATCAGCTCTGCCGCAGTAACGGGCGGCTCGGCGGGTAACCTGGTGGCTGGAACAGGTACGCTCCTGGGTGGTACGGGTATCGCCAATACGGCGCCGACCGCGCCTCTGGCCGCAGTTGGCGCAACGCTCGGTGCTGCGTTGAATCCGGTCACCAGCGGTGTCGCCATCAGCGGCGCAGGCACCAACATCACCGCTGCCGCCACCAACCCGGTTGTCACTGCGGTCAGCAATACCGTGACCGCCGCAGGGACTACCGTCAGCAACCTGCTCACCGGCACGACCTCTGGCGGTACTACCAGTGGGCTCGGCGTGCTGGGCAGTTTGACCGGCACACTGACGGGTACCAAGTAG
- a CDS encoding DMT family transporter, whose product MPAPVWWLLCLPFVAGAFLPLQAGINGQLAKQVSSVLAAALISFFVGTVALFLLVLIQRETPALETLKSLTWWHWSGGLLGAFFITTAAFAGPRIGAMLFMALVLAGQLGMAMTLDHFGWAGFREAPVSAGKIAGLVLIMAGVFFIRRG is encoded by the coding sequence ATGCCGGCCCCCGTCTGGTGGTTGCTTTGCCTGCCTTTTGTCGCGGGTGCGTTTTTGCCCTTGCAGGCCGGTATCAATGGCCAGTTGGCCAAACAGGTGTCGAGCGTACTGGCTGCCGCGCTGATTTCGTTTTTTGTCGGCACCGTGGCGTTGTTTCTGCTGGTCCTGATCCAGCGTGAAACCCCGGCATTGGAGACACTCAAAAGCCTGACCTGGTGGCACTGGAGCGGTGGTCTGCTCGGTGCATTTTTTATTACCACGGCGGCTTTCGCCGGACCGCGCATCGGCGCCATGCTGTTCATGGCACTGGTGCTGGCCGGGCAACTGGGGATGGCGATGACCCTGGATCATTTCGGCTGGGCCGGGTTTCGCGAAGCACCCGTCAGCGCCGGCAAAATTGCCGGGCTGGTGTTGATTATGGCGGGTGTGTTCTTTATCAGGCGCGGCTGA
- a CDS encoding POTRA domain-containing protein has translation MRALTCLLLLICCSGVYADSLPAFLNSNETTRNLPVPNLPADAYRPATPKLQVPEPATTSAQPLTMGTKVSVRTVQIEGGTLYPLRELGAVYQPLLGHETTLAQLIEATRSITRRYQEDGYLLSYAFLPQQTFDKGVVRVVLVEGYIKDYQLQGDVGRVKSLLDKLVAKLQAERPLTRKTFERYTTLMSRIPGVTVQAQVPPPGTTDGATYLIAQASRKPFASSLSTTEDNRKGTKALLGVSSNSQTSMGEQITLSGLFPPGDDHEKYYRLDYNQFLNAEGTQLLLSGSSYRADPATLVQLDNGLQLKSHRENDRYSIGFSHPLIASPTQLLTLTTRLYAVDDMTRYKVLGYPITVDEKTDVRALAFEGDWRKADDRQLRIISGGVYQGINGMGANTNNPTYDLDFFRLRLSGVQSNKFFDNWQGVLSAALYWTDDTLPDSERAVFGGQNFGRGYPDDQASGDKGWGAAYEVNYSFNRAGNWVRILQPYVVLDRAKTWFNTLPIQGSNLSSVAVGLRFGDARYYNIALEAGKAMSDEALDTFNRRTRYSISFSYQL, from the coding sequence ATGCGCGCTTTGACTTGCTTGCTGCTGCTCATCTGTTGCTCTGGTGTTTATGCCGACTCCCTCCCCGCTTTCCTCAATAGCAACGAAACCACCCGCAACCTGCCTGTCCCCAACCTGCCTGCCGATGCCTACCGTCCGGCCACGCCAAAGCTGCAAGTCCCGGAGCCTGCCACCACCTCGGCACAACCCTTGACGATGGGCACCAAGGTCAGCGTGCGCACCGTGCAAATTGAAGGCGGGACCCTTTACCCGTTGCGCGAACTGGGGGCCGTCTATCAACCGTTGCTTGGCCATGAAACCACGCTCGCGCAACTGATCGAAGCGACACGCAGCATCACCCGACGCTATCAGGAGGATGGTTATTTGCTGTCCTACGCGTTTCTGCCACAGCAAACCTTCGATAAAGGCGTGGTGCGCGTGGTGTTGGTAGAGGGCTATATCAAGGACTATCAATTGCAGGGCGATGTCGGTCGGGTAAAGAGCCTGCTCGACAAACTGGTGGCCAAGCTGCAGGCCGAACGCCCGCTGACGCGCAAGACTTTCGAGCGCTACACCACCTTGATGAGCCGCATTCCCGGCGTCACTGTACAAGCGCAAGTGCCGCCACCGGGCACTACCGACGGCGCGACCTACTTGATCGCGCAGGCCAGTCGCAAACCGTTCGCCAGTAGCCTGAGCACCACCGAAGACAACCGCAAAGGCACCAAAGCCTTGCTCGGTGTCAGCAGCAACTCGCAAACGTCGATGGGTGAGCAGATCACCCTCAGCGGTCTTTTTCCACCGGGCGATGACCACGAAAAATACTACCGCCTGGACTACAACCAGTTCCTCAATGCCGAAGGCACGCAGCTATTGTTGTCCGGTTCGAGCTACCGCGCCGACCCGGCGACGCTTGTGCAACTGGACAACGGCCTGCAACTCAAATCACACCGCGAAAACGATCGCTACTCCATTGGGTTCAGCCATCCACTGATTGCCTCACCCACCCAACTGCTCACGCTCACCACGCGCTTGTATGCGGTCGACGACATGACCCGCTACAAAGTGCTGGGTTATCCGATTACGGTCGATGAAAAAACCGATGTCCGCGCCCTGGCCTTCGAAGGTGACTGGCGCAAAGCCGATGACCGACAACTGCGCATCATCAGTGGCGGCGTGTACCAGGGCATCAATGGCATGGGTGCCAACACCAACAACCCGACCTATGACCTGGACTTCTTCCGCCTGCGACTCTCGGGTGTGCAAAGCAACAAGTTCTTCGACAACTGGCAAGGTGTGCTGTCAGCCGCGCTGTACTGGACCGACGACACCCTGCCTGACAGTGAGCGTGCGGTATTCGGCGGGCAGAACTTCGGTCGTGGCTACCCCGACGACCAGGCCTCCGGCGACAAGGGCTGGGGCGCGGCTTATGAAGTCAACTACAGCTTCAATCGCGCCGGTAACTGGGTGCGCATCCTGCAACCCTACGTAGTACTGGACCGCGCGAAAACCTGGTTCAACACCCTGCCGATACAAGGCAGTAACCTGTCCTCGGTGGCCGTCGGCCTGCGCTTCGGTGACGCCAGGTACTACAACATCGCCCTTGAAGCGGGCAAGGCCATGTCCGATGAAGCACTGGACACTTTCAATCGGCGTACGCGTTACAGCATCAGTTTCAGCTACCAGTTGTAG
- a CDS encoding MaoC/PaaZ C-terminal domain-containing protein, with amino-acid sequence METDWHSQSTTPYLPELYWRAATRRKITGTTLPEDGFRCWVNVDLKRLAAYRKVCGFTDNGLLPPTYPHVLAFALQMQLLTARTFPFPLLGLVHLANRIRILRPLGAVARVRVSVRVQNLQPHAKGAVFELITTIDDALGPLWEAESQMLCKGVKLPGEAIEPSTDSALTMNEVTRWWAPSEIGRRYARVSGDYNPIHLSALSARLFGFPRAIAHGLWIKARTLAALSGHLPTSNIEIAVQFKKPVRLPSEVCLLTSVAGSSGDFKVIGAGDLEHMSGTWRPLA; translated from the coding sequence ATGGAAACAGATTGGCATTCACAGAGCACTACACCGTACTTGCCCGAGTTATATTGGCGGGCGGCGACGCGGCGCAAGATCACCGGCACCACCCTGCCCGAGGATGGCTTTCGTTGCTGGGTCAACGTTGACCTCAAGCGTTTGGCAGCCTATCGCAAGGTGTGCGGGTTTACCGATAACGGCCTGTTGCCACCGACCTATCCTCATGTGCTGGCGTTCGCCCTGCAGATGCAATTGCTCACGGCCAGGACGTTTCCGTTTCCGCTGCTGGGGCTGGTTCACCTGGCCAATCGCATCCGTATTCTGCGCCCCTTGGGCGCAGTCGCTCGAGTGCGGGTAAGCGTGCGGGTGCAGAACCTGCAACCCCACGCCAAGGGCGCGGTGTTTGAGTTGATCACCACGATTGACGACGCACTCGGGCCGCTCTGGGAAGCCGAAAGCCAGATGCTCTGCAAAGGCGTGAAGCTTCCCGGCGAAGCAATTGAGCCGTCGACGGATTCTGCCCTGACCATGAACGAGGTCACCCGCTGGTGGGCGCCCAGTGAGATTGGCCGGCGCTACGCCAGGGTTTCCGGTGACTACAACCCGATTCACCTGAGCGCTCTCAGCGCCAGACTCTTCGGTTTCCCCCGGGCCATCGCCCACGGTTTGTGGATCAAGGCGCGCACCCTCGCGGCCCTGAGCGGGCATCTGCCGACGTCGAACATCGAGATTGCCGTGCAGTTCAAGAAGCCCGTGCGCTTGCCCAGCGAGGTCTGCTTGCTGACCAGCGTTGCCGGCTCAAGCGGTGACTTCAAGGTGATCGGCGCCGGGGATCTGGAACACATGTCCGGCACCTGGCGACCGCTTGCCTGA